Proteins from a genomic interval of Zingiber officinale cultivar Zhangliang chromosome 1B, Zo_v1.1, whole genome shotgun sequence:
- the LOC122054938 gene encoding auxin response factor 5-like: MSSISLNNAAALLEEMKLLREVPNKPRTNLASLVNSELWHACAGPLVSLPHPGNLVYYFPQGHSEQVTASTRKMTNSQIPAYTDLPPQLTCQVHNVTLHADKETDEIYARMTLQPVNSKNVVFPIPDLGFSKCKHPSEFFCKILTVSDTSTHGGFSVPRKAAEKLFPRLDHTMQPPNQELIVRDLHDNSWTFRHIYRGQPKRHLLTTGWSLFVGAKRLKAGDTVLFIRDEKSQLLLGVRRANRKQIAPPSSVLSADSMHIGVLAAAAHAASSLSPFTVYYNPRACPSEFVIPLTKFQKAAYTQVSIGMRFGMMFETEESSKRRSMGTIVGISGYDPVRWPNSKWRNLQVEWDEHGYGERPDRISLWEIETLESLFAFPSATSNLKRQCLPGYVDKFLPCPAINCHLRNPKDIPNSTDNGNKSSIIGVGSEKILSLLNKSCSPNYVLGTTRYDRGNELYRNITVPAIGMTRNSTQQVVCTTAIQPKQHFHLQQSMFVSENVMQQEHCSVPLGVKSDFTRIDIDSIVSGTEEALPADGENPNDRQRSESKSLHESVHPQETASAEPTVELEEESENMVKIVSGDIFTECLEEFTKHQNEESSTGSGSFDRRNHADHLSAKQDLQVTGQGHGKFVQQCNEASISASHGFDARQSSDISNLNDLLLHHDHPHHVLDHDDWAIQHSCLQSFVGSSKTPEFPYMNIKSDSYVSSTGNGAICSTDVSVFEPIETFQLPCISDSQNPQHFAANIQEYLGNQLSSINDKLVVQGILSSEVQRECSIMHGISNSCKIMDLSEERNNQSNAISHPHLTNQTVDIGHVSNMTIEGLTNVWSSEFHIPSMMPLCNFTSNHEPLSQFTSSRMTDSAFSLQDIPDSSAGTSSGSMVVNNYSLYQGSRKQTCQQPLRTYTKVQKLGSVGRSIDVMRFNNYRELRLAISCMFGLEGQLDDPWSSEWKLVYVDYENDVLLVGDDPWEEFINCVRCIRILSPSEVQQMSEDGLQLMDGIA; the protein is encoded by the exons ATGTCCTCCATTAGTCTAAATAATGCAGCAGCACTGCTCGAAGAAATGAAGCTGCTGCGAGAAGTTCCCAATAAGCCAA GAACCAATCTTGCTTCATTGGTAAACTCTGAGCTTTGGCATGCTTGTGCTGGACCACTTGTATCACTGCCTCACCCTGGCAACCTCGTGTATTATTTCCCACAAGGTCACAGCGAGCAG GTGACTGCGTCAACTAGGAAAATGACAAACTCACAGATCCCTGCCTACACAGATCTCCCACCTCAGTTGACATGCCAAGTTCATAATGTTACATTACAT GCCGACAAAGAGACCGATGAGATATATGCTCGGATGACACTTCAGCCAGTCAACTCT AAAAATGTTGTTTTCCCCATTCCCGACCTTGGTTTTAGTAAATGTAAGCACCCGTCTGAATTCTTCTGTAAGATTTTGACTGTGAGTGATACTAGTACACACGGTGGATTCTCGGTACCTCGAAAAGCTGCTGAAAAACTATTTCCACGATTG GACCATACTATGCAACCTCCAAATCAAGAGCTTATTGTTAGAGACTTGCATGACAACTCCTGGACATTTCGACACATTTACCGTG GGCAGCCTAAGAGGCATCTTCTTACAACCGGATGGAGTTTGTTTGTGGGTGCAAAAAGGCTAAAAGCTGGTGATACTGTGTTGTTTATCAG GGATGAGAAGTCTCAGCTACTCTTGGGTGTTAGACGAGCTAACCGCAAGCAAATAGCCCCACCATCATCTGTGCTATCTGCGGACAGTATGCATATCGGTGTCCTTGCTGCTGCAGCTCATGCTGCATCGAGTCTGAGCCCGTTCACTGTATACTACAATCCTAG AGCTTGTCCTTCAGAGTTTGTAATTCCTTTAACCAAGTTCCAAAAAGCTGCATATACACAAGTATCAATTGGGATGAGATTCGGCATGATGTTTGAAACCGAGGAGTCAAGCAAACGCAG ATCCATGGGCACAATTGTAGGCATCAGTGGTTATGATCCTGTAAGATGGCCTAATTCAAAGTGGCGAAACTTGCAA GTAGAATGGGATGAACATGGTTATGGAGAAAGACCTGATCGGATCAGTTTATGGGAAATTGAAACCCTGGAAAGCCTTTTTGCTTTTCCTAGTGCAACttcaaatttaaaaagacaatgtCTTCCTGGATATGTAGATAAGTTTCTTCCAT GTCCTGCAATAAACTGTCATTTAAGAAATCCAAAAGACATTCCAAATTCGACTGATAATGGGAATAAGAGTTCCATCATCGGCGTTGGTTCAGAAAAAATTTTGAGCCTTCTCAATAAATCATGTAGCCCTAACTATGTGCTAGGGACAACAAGATATGACAGAGGTAATGAACTTTACAGAAACATAACTGTGCCGGCTATTGGGATGACAAGAAATTCTACCCAGCAAGTAGTTTGCACAACAGCAATTCAACCGAAACAACATTTCCATCTGCAGCAATCTATGTTTGTTTCAGAAAATGTAATGCAACAAGAACATTGTTCTGTACCCCTCGGTGTCAAATCAGATTTTACTAGGATAGATATTGATTCAATAGTATCAGGCACCGAAGAAGCCCTTCCAGCAGATGGTGAGAATCCAAATGACCGACAAAGGAGTGAGAGTAAATCATTACATGAATCTGTTCATCCGCAAGAGACAGCTTCTGCAGAACCAACTGTTGAATTGGAAGAGGAATCAGAAAACATGGTCAAAATAGTTTCTGGTGACATATTCACTGAATGCTTGGAAGAGTTTACAAAACATCAAAATGAAGAAAGTTCAACAGGTTCAGGCTCTTTTGATCGTAGGAATCATGCAGATCATCTATCAGCAAAGCAAGATTTACAGGTGACTGGACAAGGTCATGGCAAATTTGTTCAGCAGTGTAATGAAGCTTCTATTTCGGCTTCACATGGGTTCGATGCAAGACAATCATCAGACATCAGTAACCTAAATGACTTACTCCTGCATCATGACCACCCACATCATGTCTTGGACCATGACGATTGGGCGATCCAACATTCTTGCCTTCAATCCTTTGTAGGATCGTCAAAGACACCAGAGTTTCCTTATATGAATATTAAGTCAGATTCCTATGTCTCTTCTACTGGAAATGGTGCAATTTGCTCTACAGATGTTTCTGTGTTTGAGCCCATTGAGACATTTCAGCTTCCATGTATTTCAGATTCACAGAACCCACAGCACTTCGCGGCTAATATTCAAGAATATTTAGGCAATCAATTGAGCTCAATCAACGATAAGCTGGTTGTCCAAGGTATTCTTTCGTCGGAGGTTCAAAGAGAGTGCAGTATCATGCACGGTATATCCAATTCGTGCAAGATTATGGACTTGTCTGAGGAGCGCAACAACCAGAGCAATGCAATTAGCCATCCTCATCTTACCAACCAAACTGTAGACATCGGTCATGTCTCAAATATGACCATAGAAGGGCTGACTAACGTGTGGTCTTCTGAGTTTCATATTCCTTCAATGATGCCCCTCTGCAATTTCACTTCGAATCATGAACCACTATCACAGTTTACTTCGTCAAGAATGACCGATTCAGCATTCTCTCTACAAGACATCCCTGACAGCTCTGCAGGGACTTCATCTGGCAGTATGGTAGTGAACAATTACAGCTTGTATCAAGGTTCTAGGAAACAAACATGCCAACAACCTTTAAGGACATATACTAAG GTTCAGAAACTAGGATCTGTTGGAAGGTCAATCGACGTGATGCGTTTTAACAATTACCGTGAGTTGAGATTGGCCATATCGTGCATGTTTGGATTAGAGGGGCAACTGGATGATCCATGGAGTTCCGAATGGAAGCTTGTTTATGTGGATTATGAAAATGATGTTCTTTTGGTTGGAGATGATCCATGGGA GGAGTTCATCAACTGTGTTAGATGCATCAGAATTTTATCACCTTCTGAGGTACAACAGATGAGTGAGGATGGCTTGCAGCTTATGGATGGCATCGCATAA
- the LOC122054949 gene encoding uncharacterized protein LOC122054949, giving the protein MGASSSADHGEIEQHRRQEEEEASAASTGFLPVLRSSFPNLSPPGSSTLPLSSLQAALSLDAPTLTSESTPVPDHFHLILANLGKTLASLIFPKGDDGEIDWIGFLIGYNRCCARMPVSQSVNLLYRLYAALCREASAPCGLEFDPDSDENDKVGGSLLPGELLVLLWICWVMGHSSRIAKMPKGGKDPLVLPDVSHLLLSAFVSCGVVTEDESIWRCDVAGIDKGVSAQKLQTWVLTTVPGLSNCLARHVQERIRDFSTSAESVSSSDLVSDDNSNGDVHDAYLLTRGRAWAVSLTQREKLSEELSSFQVNSWDLLYRSSIHGKGLSRFWSNVEGYNSSLFVLVSASSEDSTEHNNPRRWIIGISTAQGFENKDSFFGSSGNLYAINPIFRVFPPSGKEKNFLYCHLRPTIRVYEPNPKPVGLAFGGSIGNERIFIDEDFAQVTVRHHAIDKTYQHGSLIPNQGFLPVEASVLEVEVWGFGGKAAKEKQDAFKNRENLFSEQRRKIDLKTFANWEDSPEKMMMEMVSDPNKVRREDR; this is encoded by the exons ATGGGCGCTTCATCGTCCGCCGATCACGGCGAAATCGAGCAGCACCGGCGGcaggaagaggaggaagcctcCGCCGCCTCCACTGGCTTCCTCCCCGTCCTTCGTTCCTCCTTTCCCAACCTCTCCCCACCCGGCTCCTCCACCCTCCCCCTCTCTTCCCTCCAG GCGGCGCTCTCCTTGGACGCCCCAACGCTTACGTCTGAGTCGACCCCCGTGCCGGATCACTTCCACCTCATCTTGGCCAACCTCGGCAAGACACTGGCCTCCCTCATCTTCCCCAAGGGAGACGATGGGGAAATCGACTGGATTGGCTTCTTGATAGGCTACAATCGGTGCTGCGCGAGGATGCCTGTTTCGCAATCCGTCAACTTGCTGTACAGATTGTACGCTGCCCTGTGCCGGGAAGCCAGCGCACCTTGCGGGTTGGAGTTCGATCCTGATTCAGATGAGAACGATAAGGTCGGTGGGAGTCTTCTGCCTGGAGAATTGCTCGTGCTTCTTTGGATTTGTTGGGTGATGGGGCATTCTTCGAGGATAGCGAAGATGCCCAAAGGGGGGAAGGATCCTTTAGTGCTGCCTGACGTGAGTCATCTGTTGTTGTCGGCGTTTGTATCGTGCGGTGTGGTTACGGAGGATGAGAGCATATGGCGATGCGATGTTGCGGGGATTGATAAAGGAGTTTCTGCCCAGAAGCTTCAGACGTGGGTCTTGACTACGGTGCCGGGCTTATCGAATTGCCTTGCGCGACATGTGCAGGAGAGGATCCGAGATTTCTCCACTTCAGCG GAGAGTGTGAGTTCTTCTGATTTAGTTTCTGATGATAATTCTAATGGTGATGTTCATGATGCATACCTCTTGACTCGAGGAAGGGCTTGGGCTGTATCCCTTACACAAAGAGAAAAATTAAGTGAAGAACtttcttccttccaagtaaactCATGGGATCTTCTATATAG GTCTTCAATTCATGGGAAAGGGTTGAGTAGGTTTTGGTCTAATGTTGAGGGTTACAACAGTTCGCTTTTTGTTTTGGTCTCTGCTAGTTCAGAAGATTCTACTGAACATAACAATCCTAGAAGATGGATAATTGGAATATCAACTGCACAGGGGTTCGAGAATAAAGATTCATTTTTTGGCAGCTCTGGAAATCTTTATGCAATAAACCCAATCTTTCGTGTTTTTCCTCCTTCTG GGAAGGAAAAGAATTTCTTATACTGCCACCTGCGTCCTACTATTAGGGTCTATGAGCCAAACCCAAAACCCGTTGGATTGGCATTTGGGGGATCCATCGGCAACGAGAGGATATTTATAGATGAAGATTTTGCTCAAGTCACAGTGCGCCATCATGCAATAGATAAAACTTATCAACATGGTTCTCTTATTCCTAACCAG GGTTTCTTACCAGTTGAAGCTTCCGTCTTAGAGGTTGAAGTATGGGGTTTTGGTGGGAAAGCAGCAAAAGAAAAGCAGGATGCTTTCAAGAACCGTGAGAATCTTTTCTCCGAACAGCGACGAAAG ATTGATCTGAAAACTTTTGCTAATTGGGAAGACTCCCCGGAGAAGATGATGATGGAAATGGTATCTGATCCTAATAAAGTTCGACGGGAAGATCGgtaa